One genomic region from Microcystis panniformis FACHB-1757 encodes:
- a CDS encoding universal stress protein produces the protein MNNTETLSVDRDTNKLYNKILVAVDYQDVTPEVLNTAILLAKTYASELRIVYSLSKPLTPYTETFIYGNLIGYGGGYPPDMIALQQQITEEMQAELQAWLNGLVDRAKEDNITARADYYIGDPGQKICQVAQQEGVDLIIVGRHGRSGLSELILGSVSNYVVHHAPCSVLVVHITH, from the coding sequence ATGAATAATACGGAAACACTCTCAGTCGATCGGGATACCAACAAACTCTATAATAAAATTCTCGTGGCTGTGGATTATCAAGATGTCACTCCAGAGGTATTGAATACGGCTATTCTCTTAGCGAAAACCTACGCTAGTGAGTTGCGAATTGTTTATAGTCTGTCTAAACCTTTGACTCCCTACACGGAAACTTTTATTTATGGTAATCTGATCGGTTATGGTGGTGGTTATCCCCCCGATATGATCGCCTTGCAACAACAAATCACCGAAGAAATGCAGGCGGAATTACAAGCTTGGTTAAACGGTTTAGTCGATCGAGCTAAGGAAGATAATATCACAGCCCGGGCTGATTATTATATCGGTGATCCGGGGCAGAAAATTTGTCAAGTTGCCCAGCAAGAGGGGGTAGATTTAATTATTGTTGGTCGTCACGGTCGATCGGGTTTATCTGAGTTAATCTTAGGTAGTGTCAGTAATTATGTGGTACATCATGCTCCCTGTTCGGTTTTGGTGGTACATATCACTCATTAA
- a CDS encoding ComEC/Rec2 family competence protein, with amino-acid sequence MNRPNSVILGLAYILGLLSTGLLDFSPQLNRWQEVVIRIVIISLITLLTTTFIRRFWWQSPPQKIWLIAGLIAIFAVVYLEIRTPYPSANDISHLLKNNVVNSIKITGSIISEIRLNRRENLQFWLEVKEFSLNNLPKEKSTGKLYVTLPNLAENQVYPGQEITVKGLLYRPRRANNPNAFDFANYLARQGAFAGLKGEIIINKKSPTWGVWQIRQRIVEAQIQGIGQEKGTLLSSITLGRQAVNLPAKITDLFIKTGLAHILAASGFHVSILLGFVLTVTRNLSPKKQFTIAVTILIIYGTLTGLQPSVLRAILMGIGALIGLLYNRQVNSLGSLLLAATILLLWQPLWIWDLGFQLSFLATLGLIITVPLLKNKIDYFPNLIAEPIAISLAATLWTMPLLMFTFNSIALYNIPINIITTPLVTLISLGGVFTAFLGLIYPPLGSIGASILYYPLELLLQITNFFSLLPFSTYSTGKLSLGVMLIIYICLTLICFNIWFRQRWHLIGLFILTLILIPIIYQHLTLTQVTVLATKSQPVIIIQNRGNTLLINGEEPATARYTVLPFLRQEGINQIQGAITVNNSAQFSTISEDIPIKKTITLSQLEKFNLGEITGQLLEKNLFKFQVKNQSWLWIINPKNPVNLSQEFSPLVLLWQGSNLDKQWLESIRPQTAIAVTNNLSRNARNQLRKARIKTYWTGRDGAIQWTAKNGFQPFLINE; translated from the coding sequence ATGAATCGCCCTAATAGCGTTATTCTTGGTTTAGCCTATATTTTGGGATTATTATCTACAGGTCTGCTAGATTTTAGTCCCCAGTTAAACCGATGGCAAGAAGTGGTAATTAGAATTGTTATTATCAGTCTAATTACCCTGTTAACCACAACTTTTATCCGTCGTTTTTGGTGGCAAAGTCCCCCGCAAAAAATTTGGCTGATAGCGGGATTAATAGCTATCTTTGCCGTTGTTTATCTAGAAATTCGCACTCCTTACCCCAGCGCAAACGATATCAGTCATCTTTTAAAAAATAATGTGGTTAACTCTATTAAAATCACGGGCAGTATTATATCAGAAATTCGTCTCAATCGCCGAGAAAATTTACAATTTTGGTTAGAAGTAAAGGAATTTAGCCTCAATAATTTACCAAAGGAAAAATCCACAGGTAAACTCTACGTTACTCTACCAAATCTAGCAGAAAATCAGGTTTATCCCGGACAAGAAATAACAGTTAAAGGATTACTCTATCGTCCCCGTCGTGCCAATAATCCCAATGCTTTTGACTTTGCTAATTATCTAGCGCGTCAGGGTGCTTTTGCTGGTTTAAAAGGGGAAATAATTATCAATAAAAAATCACCGACTTGGGGAGTTTGGCAGATTCGTCAGCGCATTGTTGAGGCACAAATTCAAGGAATAGGCCAAGAAAAAGGCACTTTATTAAGTTCGATTACCCTCGGACGACAAGCGGTTAATTTGCCAGCAAAAATCACTGATTTATTTATTAAAACTGGATTGGCTCACATTTTAGCAGCTTCTGGCTTTCATGTGTCTATTTTGTTGGGATTTGTTTTAACTGTTACTCGCAATTTATCCCCTAAAAAACAGTTCACTATTGCCGTTACTATCTTAATAATTTACGGCACTTTAACAGGGTTACAACCTTCAGTTCTGCGGGCGATTTTGATGGGAATTGGCGCATTAATTGGTCTGCTTTATAATCGACAAGTTAATAGTTTAGGTTCCCTGTTACTAGCGGCTACAATTCTATTATTATGGCAACCTCTCTGGATTTGGGATTTAGGATTTCAGTTAAGTTTTTTAGCGACTTTGGGATTAATTATTACCGTTCCCTTACTGAAAAATAAAATTGACTATTTCCCTAATTTAATCGCTGAACCTATAGCTATTAGTCTAGCTGCCACTCTCTGGACTATGCCTTTATTAATGTTTACGTTTAACTCGATCGCTCTTTATAATATCCCCATTAATATTATCACAACTCCCCTAGTTACCCTGATTAGTTTAGGAGGAGTTTTTACTGCCTTTTTAGGCTTAATTTATCCCCCTTTGGGCAGTATCGGTGCTAGTATTCTCTATTACCCTCTAGAGTTATTACTGCAAATTACCAACTTTTTTAGTCTGCTTCCTTTTAGTACCTACTCCACAGGTAAATTATCCTTAGGAGTGATGTTAATTATTTATATTTGCCTTACCTTAATCTGCTTTAATATCTGGTTTCGTCAACGGTGGCATTTAATCGGTTTATTTATCCTCACTTTAATTTTAATACCGATTATTTATCAGCATTTAACTTTAACTCAGGTGACAGTTTTAGCCACCAAATCGCAACCGGTAATAATTATTCAAAATCGAGGAAATACTCTCTTAATTAATGGGGAGGAACCCGCAACAGCACGTTATACAGTTTTGCCTTTTTTGCGACAGGAGGGAATTAATCAAATACAAGGAGCAATAACCGTCAATAATTCGGCGCAATTCTCAACTATCAGTGAGGACATACCAATCAAAAAAACTATTACTTTATCCCAGTTAGAAAAATTTAATCTCGGCGAAATTACTGGACAATTGCTCGAGAAAAATTTATTTAAATTTCAGGTAAAAAATCAATCTTGGCTCTGGATTATCAACCCGAAAAATCCCGTTAATTTATCCCAAGAATTCAGCCCCCTAGTGTTATTATGGCAGGGAAGCAATCTAGATAAACAATGGTTAGAGTCCATTCGACCTCAAACAGCGATCGCCGTCACCAACAATCTCTCCCGTAATGCCAGAAATCAACTGAGAAAGGCCCGGATTAAGACTTACTGGACGGGGAGAGATGGTGCGATTCAATGGACAGCAAAAAATGGATTTCAACCCTTTCTAATTAATGAGTGA
- the sppA gene encoding signal peptide peptidase SppA gives MGQFFKQTFASCLGTLLGLLVFSSLGVGGLAFLLLSFLISSDSSSVKEKSVLVFNLATNISDAPPSSSLADSLTSESRITLNLRQVIAAIEKAALDDSIVGLLLYGRGTVGEYGYATLTEVRQALAKFRQSGKKIIAYDVEWTEKEYYLASVAEKVIINPVGRMEINGLSSQQTFFADALEKYGVGVQVVKVGSFKGAVEPYTRQDLSVQNRQQLQTLLDTIWSNYSSTVAKSRNLTPQQVQTISDTQGILEATTAKKAGFVDEVAHLDRVIALAKDLTGEAKNKTNQEENSGSFSQISLANYASSLDDDGGDSSDQIAIVYAEGTIVEGQGDRGEIGGDKLAKELRKLQGKEEVKAVVLRINSPGGSATASEVILREIKRLDAKKPVIISMGDVAASGGYWIAMGGQRIFADNDTITGSIGVFGLLLNIQKIANNNGIDWDTVKTGKLSDISTITRPKNPQELEIYQAAVNQFYDLFIETVAKGRKLSPDKVRTVAQGRVWTGKDAVKIGLVDQIGGLEVAVQYAAKTAKLGDDWSLKEYPRSQSWQEELLSNFLQTYLPPLTKNNHPLTQEWQNFQQELLKLPTFNDTHSVYAKLLFNLDFR, from the coding sequence ATGGGTCAGTTTTTTAAACAAACTTTCGCTAGTTGCTTGGGAACTTTATTGGGATTATTGGTATTTTCGTCCCTAGGTGTGGGGGGATTAGCATTTTTACTGCTTTCTTTCCTGATTTCTAGCGATAGCTCCTCAGTTAAGGAAAAATCAGTCTTAGTTTTTAACTTAGCCACCAATATCAGCGATGCTCCCCCTAGTTCAAGTTTAGCCGATAGTTTGACCAGTGAGAGTCGGATCACTTTAAATTTGCGACAGGTGATAGCGGCGATCGAAAAGGCCGCCCTTGATGATAGTATTGTCGGTCTGTTACTCTACGGTCGCGGCACTGTCGGTGAATATGGCTATGCTACCCTGACGGAAGTGCGGCAAGCTTTGGCAAAATTTCGCCAATCGGGTAAAAAAATTATCGCCTACGATGTGGAATGGACGGAAAAGGAATATTATCTCGCTTCCGTTGCTGAAAAGGTGATTATTAATCCCGTGGGGAGAATGGAAATTAATGGTTTAAGTAGTCAACAAACCTTTTTTGCCGATGCACTAGAAAAATATGGTGTGGGGGTACAAGTGGTAAAAGTGGGTTCTTTTAAAGGTGCGGTGGAACCCTATACGCGTCAGGATTTAAGTGTCCAGAATCGTCAGCAGCTGCAAACCCTACTCGATACAATTTGGTCTAATTATAGTTCCACAGTGGCCAAAAGTCGCAATTTAACACCCCAACAGGTGCAAACTATTTCTGATACTCAAGGTATTCTGGAAGCAACCACAGCGAAAAAGGCGGGTTTTGTTGATGAAGTGGCCCATTTAGATCGAGTAATTGCTTTAGCAAAGGATTTGACAGGAGAAGCAAAAAATAAAACTAATCAGGAGGAAAACTCTGGCTCCTTTTCGCAAATTTCTTTAGCTAATTATGCTAGTTCTCTCGATGATGATGGGGGAGATAGTAGCGATCAAATAGCGATAGTTTATGCAGAAGGGACAATCGTAGAAGGTCAGGGAGATAGAGGCGAAATCGGTGGGGATAAATTGGCGAAGGAATTGCGAAAATTACAAGGGAAGGAGGAGGTAAAAGCGGTAGTTTTGAGAATTAATAGTCCGGGGGGAAGTGCCACCGCTTCCGAGGTGATTCTGCGAGAAATTAAGCGTTTAGATGCGAAAAAACCGGTAATTATTTCTATGGGTGATGTGGCAGCTTCTGGGGGTTATTGGATTGCGATGGGTGGTCAAAGAATTTTTGCCGATAATGATACAATTACTGGTTCGATCGGTGTGTTTGGATTGTTGTTAAATATCCAGAAGATTGCTAATAATAATGGCATCGATTGGGATACGGTTAAAACTGGAAAATTGTCCGATATATCTACTATTACCAGACCGAAAAATCCCCAAGAATTAGAAATTTATCAAGCGGCAGTTAATCAGTTCTATGATTTATTTATCGAGACGGTAGCCAAGGGGCGAAAATTATCCCCAGACAAGGTTAGAACTGTGGCCCAAGGTCGTGTCTGGACGGGAAAAGATGCGGTTAAAATTGGTTTAGTTGATCAAATTGGTGGTCTAGAAGTGGCAGTACAATACGCAGCCAAAACAGCTAAATTAGGGGATGATTGGAGTCTTAAAGAATATCCTCGCTCGCAAAGTTGGCAAGAAGAACTCCTCTCTAATTTCTTGCAAACCTATCTTCCTCCTCTCACTAAAAATAATCACCCTTTGACGCAGGAATGGCAAAATTTTCAGCAGGAATTATTGAAGTTACCTACATTTAACGATACCCATAGTGTTTATGCTAAGTTACTTTTTAATCTCGATTTTCGCTGA
- a CDS encoding DNA cytosine methyltransferase: MKTTVKVSTQTQLPLHLVITHPQYRFIDLFAGIGGFRIALEKLGGRCLGYSEIDKQAIQVYQQNFISYLNSDEIAFGDVSKISNLPDNLDLIVGGVPCQPWSVAGCLRGFEDPRGKLWFDAIKLVQKSQPKSFIFENVSGLASPRNQENLELIIDELTSCGYQVYWQLLNAYDFGLPQNRERVFIVGIRKDIDNYDRFKFPLPLGIHPKVLDILEDIKNIQPVEKVKLSADTLFNGFVPPSRTRFQKEDELNDFFIFSDLRNGHTTIHSWDIIKTTERQKSICLALLKLRRSKKYGEKDGHPVAFSAFLEIIPDLKIEELNQLVSLGICWQTQEGKYEFINSKNMTGINGIYRIILPTADIIPTLTATGAKDYIATISITATHPQEYKQLFLKKIYKPKKFREITPQDARKLQGFPDNFIYHPQPAIAKKQFGNAVPVPVVEAVARNLLEIILPN, translated from the coding sequence TTGAAAACCACAGTTAAAGTCAGCACACAAACCCAATTACCCCTACATCTAGTTATCACCCATCCCCAGTATCGTTTTATCGATTTATTCGCGGGAATCGGTGGGTTTAGAATCGCTTTGGAGAAATTGGGAGGACGTTGTTTAGGCTATTCAGAAATTGATAAACAGGCCATCCAAGTTTATCAACAAAATTTTATTAGCTATCTCAACAGCGATGAAATTGCTTTCGGAGATGTGAGTAAAATTAGCAATTTACCCGATAATCTCGATCTTATTGTCGGCGGCGTTCCCTGTCAACCTTGGTCGGTGGCGGGATGTTTACGGGGATTTGAGGACCCCCGGGGAAAACTCTGGTTTGATGCGATTAAATTAGTCCAGAAAAGTCAACCGAAAAGCTTTATTTTCGAGAATGTCAGTGGGTTAGCTAGTCCTCGCAATCAGGAGAATTTAGAGTTAATTATCGATGAATTAACCAGCTGTGGTTATCAAGTTTACTGGCAGTTATTAAATGCCTACGATTTTGGTTTACCCCAGAATCGCGAGAGAGTTTTTATCGTAGGAATTAGAAAAGATATAGACAACTATGATCGGTTTAAATTTCCTTTACCTTTGGGTATCCATCCGAAGGTTTTAGATATTTTAGAAGACATCAAGAATATTCAACCCGTCGAGAAAGTCAAGTTATCCGCAGATACTTTATTTAATGGTTTTGTTCCTCCATCGAGAACTCGTTTTCAAAAAGAAGATGAATTAAATGACTTTTTTATTTTTTCTGATTTAAGAAATGGTCACACAACTATTCATTCTTGGGATATTATCAAAACTACGGAACGACAAAAAAGTATCTGTTTAGCTTTGCTGAAATTAAGACGCAGTAAAAAGTATGGCGAAAAAGATGGTCATCCCGTGGCTTTTTCTGCTTTTTTGGAAATTATACCCGATCTAAAAATCGAGGAACTAAATCAGTTAGTTTCTCTGGGGATTTGTTGGCAAACGCAGGAGGGGAAGTATGAATTTATTAACTCGAAAAATATGACGGGAATTAACGGCATTTATCGGATTATTTTACCGACGGCCGATATTATTCCTACCCTAACCGCTACGGGTGCTAAAGATTATATTGCTACTATTTCAATTACCGCTACTCATCCCCAAGAATACAAACAATTGTTTTTAAAGAAAATCTATAAACCCAAAAAGTTTCGAGAAATTACTCCCCAAGATGCGCGTAAATTACAAGGATTCCCCGATAATTTTATCTATCATCCACAGCCGGCTATCGCTAAAAAACAATTCGGAAACGCTGTTCCTGTACCAGTGGTGGAGGCAGTAGCAAGAAATTTACTAGAAATAATTTTACCAAATTAA
- a CDS encoding TdeIII family type II restriction endonuclease, with the protein MDNNQLVIEIQKLIKNSIENYFKKPKPRNHHILDYLFPEERQISSVMTGLTTSMGTTFWEKLANFLAKDNGFRILYKQDKKLLQPSPFPQDLRSELDNLKSLRKSKEQKISMTECIERLRVVAKKINRNNLNYIDPPSGHGVDIYLIKDNIEYVFDLKATHPNRGDGSRFSDQLLDWYCYRLSREPLASIHTRIVIPFNPFLPQTWWQSQGNKMYPLEEHHDIWVENEFWDFCSGKINTWSLIKEAFIDLQKDQAFINKYRQKFRNYLDN; encoded by the coding sequence ATGGATAATAACCAGTTAGTGATAGAAATTCAAAAGCTAATTAAAAACTCAATAGAAAACTATTTTAAAAAACCCAAACCTAGGAATCATCATATTTTAGATTATTTATTTCCAGAGGAGAGACAGATTAGTTCTGTGATGACTGGACTAACGACAAGCATGGGAACTACTTTCTGGGAAAAATTAGCAAACTTTTTAGCCAAAGATAATGGATTTCGTATTTTATATAAGCAGGATAAAAAACTTTTACAACCTAGTCCATTTCCTCAAGACTTAAGAAGTGAACTCGATAATTTAAAAAGTCTCAGAAAATCGAAAGAACAAAAAATATCCATGACAGAGTGCATTGAAAGACTTAGAGTAGTAGCTAAGAAAATAAATAGGAATAACCTCAATTATATCGATCCTCCTTCTGGTCATGGAGTAGATATTTATTTAATCAAAGACAACATTGAGTATGTGTTTGATTTAAAAGCTACACATCCCAATAGGGGAGATGGCTCTAGATTTAGCGACCAGTTGTTAGATTGGTATTGTTATCGGCTGTCCCGTGAACCTTTAGCAAGTATTCACACAAGAATTGTTATTCCTTTTAATCCTTTCTTACCTCAAACATGGTGGCAATCACAGGGAAATAAAATGTATCCTCTAGAGGAACATCATGATATATGGGTTGAAAATGAATTTTGGGATTTTTGTTCTGGTAAAATCAATACTTGGTCATTAATTAAAGAAGCTTTTATTGATCTTCAAAAAGATCAAGCATTTATCAACAAGTATAGACAAAAGTTTCGTAATTATCTAGATAATTAA
- a CDS encoding helix-turn-helix domain-containing protein, protein MAQKESLDIKHRFGKAIRRRRRELDLSQEILAEKAELHRTYISSIELGKCNVSLENIEKLAKALDISIADLFADL, encoded by the coding sequence GTGGCACAAAAAGAATCCTTAGATATCAAACATCGTTTTGGTAAAGCTATCAGAAGACGCAGAAGAGAACTTGACTTATCTCAAGAAATCTTAGCTGAAAAAGCGGAACTGCACCGAACTTATATTTCCAGTATTGAACTTGGTAAGTGTAATGTATCTTTAGAAAATATCGAAAAGTTAGCCAAAGCACTTGATATATCTATTGCTGATCTTTTTGCTGATCTATAA
- a CDS encoding type II toxin-antitoxin system HicA family toxin — protein MSQYPAVKVKEFIKVIEKLGFYLDRQKGSHAIYKNSGGCRVVIPIHSGKDIKQGTLMGMIQDIGLDKETFFELLRK, from the coding sequence ATGAGTCAGTATCCCGCAGTTAAAGTCAAGGAGTTTATTAAAGTTATTGAAAAATTGGGCTTTTATTTGGATCGTCAAAAAGGTAGCCATGCTATTTACAAAAATAGTGGTGGATGTAGGGTTGTGATCCCTATTCATTCAGGAAAAGATATTAAGCAAGGTACTCTCATGGGTATGATTCAAGATATTGGTCTTGATAAAGAAACATTTTTCGAGTTGTTACGAAAATAA
- a CDS encoding type II toxin-antitoxin system HicB family antitoxin, giving the protein MSDNTKQIYNYTVILEKESDGGYHAFCPALQGCHSQGDTFEETIVNITEAMELYLESLIADHQPIPKEDLIFKPLNILI; this is encoded by the coding sequence ATGAGTGATAATACCAAACAAATTTATAACTACACCGTTATTCTAGAAAAAGAGTCAGACGGTGGTTATCACGCTTTTTGTCCTGCGCTTCAAGGTTGTCATTCTCAAGGAGACACTTTTGAAGAAACGATTGTCAATATTACAGAAGCTATGGAATTGTACCTCGAAAGTTTGATAGCTGATCATCAACCCATTCCCAAAGAAGATTTGATTTTTAAGCCTTTAAATATTTTAATATGA
- the prfC gene encoding peptide chain release factor 3, which translates to MTTEIEKELETGEAVLEKRRNFAIISHPDAGKTTLTEKLLLYGGAIHQAGAVKARRDQRKATSDWMEMEKQRGISITSTVLQFDYRDFQINLLDTPGHQDFSEDTYRTLAAADNAVMLIDAAKGLEPQTRKLFEVCKLRQLPIFTFVNKMDRPGREPLDLLDEIERELGLQTYPVNWPIGIGDRFRGVFDRATQTIHLFERRSHGSQEAQETVIELGDPKIEDYLEKDLYYQLKEDIELLSELGAELDLPAVHAGEMTPIFFGSAMTNFGVKLFLESFLDYGLLPRGRNSSLGVLDPTYPDFTGFVFKLQANMDPKHRDRVAFVRVCTGKFEKDMVVNHARTGKTIRLSRPQKLFAQDRAVIEEAYPGDVIGLNNPGVFAIGDTIYMGKKLEYEGIPCFSPELFAYLRNPNPSKFKQFQKGVSELQEEGAVQILSSIDEFKRDPILAAVGQLQFEVVQFRLLSEYGVETTLEPLAYSLARWVAGGWAALEKAGKLFNTLTVKDYWGRPVLLFKNEWNLQQVKEDHPSLQLNSIAPVGAGVQPQS; encoded by the coding sequence ATGACGACCGAAATTGAAAAAGAACTAGAAACCGGCGAAGCTGTCTTGGAAAAACGGCGAAATTTTGCCATTATCTCCCACCCTGACGCGGGAAAGACCACCCTGACCGAAAAACTGTTACTATACGGGGGTGCAATCCATCAAGCGGGTGCAGTCAAAGCAAGACGCGACCAACGCAAAGCCACCTCCGACTGGATGGAAATGGAAAAACAACGGGGAATTTCGATTACTTCCACGGTTTTACAGTTCGATTATCGTGATTTTCAGATTAATCTCCTCGATACTCCCGGCCACCAAGATTTTAGCGAAGATACCTATCGTACCCTAGCCGCTGCCGATAATGCGGTGATGTTAATCGACGCAGCCAAAGGTTTGGAACCGCAAACCAGAAAACTCTTTGAAGTGTGCAAACTGCGTCAGTTACCCATCTTCACCTTTGTTAACAAAATGGATCGCCCCGGCCGCGAACCCCTGGACTTATTGGACGAAATCGAGCGAGAATTAGGATTACAGACCTATCCCGTCAATTGGCCGATCGGAATTGGCGATCGCTTTCGGGGAGTCTTCGATCGAGCCACCCAGACCATACACCTGTTTGAACGTCGCTCCCACGGCTCTCAGGAGGCGCAGGAAACCGTGATCGAGCTTGGCGACCCCAAAATTGAGGATTATCTCGAAAAAGACCTGTATTACCAGTTAAAAGAGGATATAGAACTGCTCTCGGAATTGGGTGCGGAATTGGATTTGCCAGCAGTCCACGCAGGAGAAATGACCCCGATCTTTTTTGGTAGCGCGATGACCAATTTTGGGGTGAAATTATTCCTAGAATCCTTCCTCGACTATGGATTACTACCCAGAGGACGCAATTCCTCCCTAGGAGTCCTTGATCCCACCTATCCCGATTTCACCGGTTTTGTCTTCAAACTGCAAGCAAACATGGACCCCAAACATCGGGACAGGGTAGCCTTTGTGCGGGTATGTACGGGGAAATTTGAGAAGGATATGGTAGTAAACCACGCTAGAACTGGTAAAACTATCCGTTTATCCCGTCCTCAGAAACTTTTTGCCCAAGATCGGGCAGTTATTGAAGAAGCTTATCCCGGAGATGTGATCGGATTGAATAACCCCGGGGTCTTTGCGATCGGTGATACGATTTATATGGGTAAAAAGCTCGAATACGAAGGGATTCCCTGTTTTTCTCCGGAATTATTCGCCTATCTCAGAAATCCTAACCCTTCCAAGTTCAAACAGTTTCAAAAAGGAGTCTCGGAATTGCAGGAAGAAGGGGCCGTACAGATATTATCCTCGATCGATGAATTTAAACGCGACCCGATTTTAGCCGCCGTCGGTCAATTACAGTTTGAAGTGGTGCAATTCCGTCTTTTAAGCGAGTACGGAGTCGAAACTACCCTCGAACCCCTAGCCTATAGTTTAGCCCGTTGGGTCGCCGGGGGTTGGGCCGCTTTGGAAAAAGCAGGTAAACTCTTTAATACTTTAACCGTCAAAGATTATTGGGGTCGTCCCGTCTTATTATTCAAAAATGAGTGGAATTTACAGCAAGTCAAAGAAGATCATCCCTCTTTGCAATTAAACTCGATCGCACCGGTAGGAGCGGGAGTACAACCCCAATCCTAA
- a CDS encoding lysophospholipid acyltransferase family protein, with translation MSQSTIVDESLTIRKIPAVNSRINPCLIRFCYFLGNYLVLPAFFSKITVTGQENIPLTGGVILAPTHRSRWDALILPYAVGRLVTRRDLRFMVSANEMKGVQGWFIRRLGGFPVNTDHPGMGSLIHSVELLAAGEMVAIFPEGGICRDRVVHPLKPGVARIALEVKTMKPDADIKILPVSISYNQPYPGWGSEATVNIGQGINVLDYQQNSLKRETVRLTKTLSDRLKLLHEDQSP, from the coding sequence ATGTCTCAAAGCACTATCGTTGACGAGTCCCTCACCATTAGAAAAATTCCTGCTGTCAATTCCCGAATTAATCCCTGTTTAATTCGCTTTTGTTATTTTCTGGGAAATTATCTGGTTTTACCAGCTTTTTTCAGCAAAATAACGGTTACGGGCCAGGAAAATATTCCCCTAACGGGGGGTGTCATCCTTGCACCTACCCATCGTTCCCGTTGGGATGCGCTGATTTTACCCTACGCAGTGGGACGCTTAGTTACTAGACGCGATTTGCGCTTTATGGTTTCCGCTAACGAGATGAAAGGGGTACAAGGTTGGTTTATCCGACGTTTGGGGGGTTTTCCCGTCAACACCGATCACCCCGGTATGGGTAGTCTGATCCATAGTGTCGAACTTTTGGCCGCGGGGGAAATGGTGGCGATTTTTCCGGAAGGGGGTATCTGTCGCGATCGAGTGGTTCATCCTCTTAAACCGGGGGTAGCGCGGATCGCGTTGGAAGTTAAGACCATGAAACCCGATGCAGATATCAAGATTTTGCCGGTAAGCATTAGTTATAATCAGCCTTACCCTGGATGGGGAAGCGAAGCGACAGTAAACATCGGTCAAGGGATTAATGTGCTTGATTATCAACAAAATTCGCTAAAACGGGAAACTGTCCGCTTAACCAAAACCTTGAGCGATCGCTTAAAACTTCTCCACGAGGATCAATCCCCTTAA